From the genome of Streptomyces sp. NBC_01260, one region includes:
- a CDS encoding PTS transporter subunit EIIC, translating into MSSSSAAIPQKRWWNGLFQGLQKMGRSLQLPIAVLPAAGILNRLGQPDVFGDEGLGWNNLAKVFAAAGGALLDSGLGLPLLFCVGVAIGMAKKSDGSTALAAVTGFLVYYAVLHAFPVDCAGGSTFVSGGTWFGTCVTDDAQVTAAAYQNPGVFGGIVMGLMSAWFWQRYHRVKLVDWLGFFNGRRLVPIIMAFVALLFAALCAWVWQPIGDGLTSFSKWLVDLDWLGSGIFGVANRALLVIGMHQFLNTFVWFQFGDFTKPDGTVVHGDINRFLAGDPTAGQFTTGFFPVMMFALPAAALAIYHCAKPHRRKAVGGMMLSVGLTSFVTGITEPIEYSFLFVAPLLYAIHAVLTGVSMALTWAFGVKDGFSFSAGLIDYVINWSLATKPWLIIPIGLGFAAVYYVIFRFAITRFNLQTPGREPDEVEEEIEKNLTK; encoded by the coding sequence ATGAGCTCCAGCAGCGCAGCGATCCCACAGAAGCGATGGTGGAACGGCCTGTTCCAGGGCCTCCAGAAGATGGGGCGCAGCCTTCAGCTCCCGATCGCCGTGCTGCCGGCGGCGGGCATCCTCAACCGGCTCGGCCAGCCGGACGTCTTCGGTGACGAAGGTCTGGGCTGGAACAATCTCGCCAAGGTGTTCGCGGCTGCCGGTGGCGCGCTGCTCGACTCGGGGCTCGGTCTTCCGCTGTTGTTCTGTGTCGGTGTCGCGATCGGCATGGCGAAGAAGTCGGACGGTTCGACGGCGCTGGCGGCGGTGACGGGTTTCCTCGTCTATTACGCGGTGCTGCACGCCTTTCCGGTGGACTGCGCGGGCGGTTCGACGTTCGTGTCGGGCGGGACCTGGTTCGGTACGTGTGTCACGGACGACGCGCAGGTGACGGCGGCCGCGTACCAGAACCCGGGGGTGTTCGGCGGCATCGTGATGGGTCTGATGTCGGCCTGGTTCTGGCAGCGGTACCACCGGGTCAAGCTGGTGGACTGGCTGGGCTTCTTCAACGGCCGGCGGCTCGTCCCGATCATCATGGCGTTCGTCGCCCTGCTGTTCGCGGCGCTGTGCGCGTGGGTGTGGCAGCCGATCGGTGACGGTCTGACGAGCTTCTCGAAGTGGCTGGTGGACCTGGACTGGCTGGGGTCGGGCATCTTCGGTGTGGCCAACCGCGCCCTGCTGGTGATCGGTATGCATCAGTTCCTGAACACGTTCGTCTGGTTCCAGTTCGGCGATTTCACCAAGCCGGACGGGACGGTCGTGCACGGTGACATCAACCGGTTCCTGGCGGGCGACCCGACGGCCGGTCAGTTCACCACGGGCTTCTTCCCGGTCATGATGTTCGCTCTGCCGGCGGCGGCGCTGGCGATCTATCACTGTGCGAAGCCGCATCGCCGCAAGGCGGTCGGCGGCATGATGCTGTCGGTCGGTCTGACGTCGTTCGTGACGGGAATCACGGAGCCGATCGAGTACTCGTTCCTGTTCGTCGCGCCCTTGCTCTACGCGATCCACGCGGTACTCACGGGTGTGTCGATGGCGCTCACGTGGGCGTTCGGGGTGAAGGACGGCTTCAGCTTCTCGGCAGGCCTGATCGACTACGTCATCAACTGGAGTCTGGCCACCAAACCATGGCTGATCATCCCGATCGGCCTGGGATTCGCCGCGGTGTACTACGTGATCTTCCGGTTCGCTATCACCAGGTTCAACCTCCAGACGCCGGGGCGGGAGCCCGACGAGGTGGAGGAGGAGATCGAGAAAAACCTCACGAAGTAG
- a CDS encoding glucose PTS transporter subunit EIIB: MASKAEKIVAGLGGIDNIEEVEGCITRLRTEVIDPSKVDEAALKAAGAHGVVKMGTAIQVVIGTDADPIAADIEDMM, from the coding sequence ATGGCCAGCAAGGCTGAGAAGATCGTCGCCGGGCTCGGCGGAATCGACAACATCGAAGAGGTCGAAGGCTGCATCACCCGCCTCCGCACCGAGGTCATCGACCCGAGCAAGGTCGACGAAGCCGCGCTCAAGGCCGCCGGCGCCCACGGCGTCGTCAAGATGGGCACCGCGATCCAGGTCGTCATCGGCACCGACGCGGACCCCATCGCCGCCGACATCGAAGACATGATGTGA
- the rph gene encoding ribonuclease PH, whose protein sequence is MSRIDGRTHDQLRPVTIERGWSKHAEGSVLISFGDTKVFCTASVTEGVPRWRKGSGEGWVTAEYSMLPRSTNTRGDRESVRGRIGGRTHEISRLIGRSLRAVIDYKALGENTVVLDCDVLQADGGTRTAAITGAYVALADAVTWAQGKKIIKPGRKPLTGTVSAISVGIVDGTPLLDLCYEEDVRAETDMNVVCTGDGRFVEVQGTAEAEPFDRKELNALLDLAAAGCVDLTAFQNDALSRALGE, encoded by the coding sequence ATGTCTCGTATCGACGGCCGCACCCACGACCAGCTCCGCCCCGTCACCATCGAACGCGGATGGAGCAAGCACGCCGAAGGATCCGTACTCATCTCCTTCGGCGACACCAAAGTCTTCTGCACCGCCTCCGTCACCGAAGGCGTCCCGCGCTGGCGCAAGGGCAGCGGCGAAGGCTGGGTCACCGCCGAGTACTCCATGCTGCCCCGCTCCACCAACACCCGCGGCGACCGCGAATCCGTACGCGGCAGGATCGGCGGCCGCACCCACGAGATCAGCCGCCTCATCGGCCGCTCGCTGCGCGCCGTCATCGACTACAAGGCCCTCGGCGAGAACACCGTCGTCCTGGACTGCGACGTCCTCCAGGCCGACGGCGGCACCCGCACCGCCGCCATCACCGGCGCCTATGTCGCCCTCGCCGACGCCGTCACCTGGGCCCAGGGCAAGAAGATCATCAAGCCCGGCCGCAAGCCGCTGACCGGCACCGTCTCCGCCATCAGCGTCGGCATCGTCGACGGCACCCCCCTCCTCGACCTCTGCTACGAGGAGGACGTCCGCGCCGAGACCGACATGAACGTCGTCTGCACAGGCGACGGCCGCTTCGTCGAGGTCCAGGGAACCGCCGAGGCCGAGCCGTTCGACCGCAAGGAACTCAACGCCCTCCTGGACCTCGCCGCCGCAGGCTGCGTCGACCTCACCGCCTTCCAGAACGACGCCCTCAGCCGCGCACTCGGCGAGTAG
- the rdgB gene encoding RdgB/HAM1 family non-canonical purine NTP pyrophosphatase, translating into MTRLILATRNAGKITELHAILADAGLTHELVGADAYPEIPDVKETGVTFAENALLKAHALARATGHPAIADDSGLCVDVLGGAPGIFSARWAGTHGDDQANLDLLLAQLSDIDAPHRAAHFACAAALALPDGTERVVEGRLLGTLRHTPSGTHGFGYDPILQPEGETRTCAELTPAEKNAISHRGLAFRGLVPVVRELVG; encoded by the coding sequence ATGACCCGCCTCATCCTCGCCACCCGCAACGCCGGGAAGATCACCGAACTCCACGCGATCCTCGCCGACGCAGGCCTCACCCACGAACTCGTCGGCGCGGACGCGTACCCCGAGATCCCCGACGTCAAGGAAACCGGCGTCACCTTCGCCGAGAACGCCCTGCTCAAGGCCCACGCCCTCGCCCGGGCGACCGGCCACCCCGCCATCGCCGACGACTCCGGCCTCTGCGTCGACGTACTCGGCGGCGCCCCCGGCATCTTCTCGGCCCGCTGGGCCGGCACCCACGGCGACGACCAGGCCAACCTGGACCTGCTCCTGGCCCAGCTCTCCGACATCGACGCCCCGCACCGCGCCGCCCACTTCGCCTGCGCCGCCGCCCTCGCGCTCCCCGACGGCACGGAACGCGTGGTCGAGGGCCGCCTCCTGGGCACCCTGCGCCACACCCCGTCCGGCACCCACGGCTTCGGCTACGACCCGATCCTCCAGCCGGAGGGCGAGACCCGGACCTGCGCGGAACTGACCCCGGCGGAGAAGAACGCGATCAGCCACCGCGGCTTGGCGTTCCGGGGGCTGGTGCCGGTGGTGCGGGAACTGGTGGGGTGA